The following is a genomic window from Opitutus sp. GAS368.
CGAGCTTGGCCTTCATCGCGCGGATGCCATTGATGGCGGCGCGCGCGCCGGTGATGGTCGTCATGATGCAGACGTTGTTGGCGTAGGCCGCGGCGCGGATGGCGTTCTCGTCGTGGCGCGGGATCATGCCGCGCGGCGTGTTCACCACGAGCGAGATCTCGCCGTTCTTGATCATGTCGACGCAGTTCGGCCGGCCCTCGTTGAGTTTGAAGACCGGCTGCACGGCGACGCCCTGCGCCTGCAGGAGCTTGGTCGTGTTGGTCGTCGAGCAGACGGTGAAGCCGAGTTCGATGAAGCCCTTGGCAAGTTCCACGACGTGCGGCTTGTCGGCATCTTTCACGCTGATGAAGACCTTGCCCTTGAGCGGCAGCGCCGGCTTGGCGGCCATCTGGGTCTTGGCGAAGGCGATGCCGAGATCGTCGTCCATGCCCATGACCTCGCCGGTCGAGCGCATCTCGGGGCTGAGCATGATCGCGGCGCCGGGGAAGCGGTTGAAGGGAAACACGGCCTCCTTCACGCACCAGTGCTTCGGCTGGATTTCCTTGGTGAAGCCGAGGTCCTTCAGCTTGGCGCCGGCCATGACGCGCGCGGCGAGCTTGGCCAGCGGCACCCCGATGGCCTTGGCCACGAACGGCACGGTACGCGACGCGCGCGGGTTGACCTCGAGCACATAGAGTTGGTTGTCCTTGATCGCGAACTGGACGTTCATCAGACCGACGACCTTGAGGGCCTTGGCCAGCGCGTAGGTGGCCAGCTTGACCGTGCCAAGCATCTCCTTCGAGAGCGTGTGCGGCGGCATCACCATCGCGGCGTCGCCGGAGTGCACGCCGGCATATTCGATGTGCTCGAGCATGCCGCCGACGAGCGTCGTCTCGCCATCGCTGATGCAGTCCACGTCGAGCTCGATGGCATCCTCGAGGAATTTGTCGATGAGCACAGGCTTGCCGGGCATCACGTCGAAGACCTGGCGGACGACGTCCTTCAGCTCGGCCTCGCTGTAGAGGATGAACATGCCGCGGCCGCCGAGCACGAATGACGGACGCACGAGCACCGGGTAACCGAGCTCGGCGGCGGAGGTGATGGCCTCGGCCTCGGTCATGGCGATGCGGTTGGCGGGAGACTTGAGCTCCACCTGGTCGAGGACGGCGGCGAAGAGCTTCCGGTCCTCGGCGGTGTCGATGCTCTCGGGCGAGGTGCCGATGATGTTCACGCCGCGGGCCTTCAGCGCGCTGGCGAGATTGAGCGGGGTCTGGCCGCCGAACTGCGCGATCGCGCCGATGCAGCCCTCCTGCTCGTAGATCTCCAGCACGTCCTCGAGCGTCAGCGGCTCGAAGTAGAGGCGGTCGGAGGTGTCGTAATCGGTCGAGACGGTCTCGGGGTTCGAGTTGACCATCACGGTCTCGAAGCCGGCCTCGCGCAGGGCGAACGACGCGTGCACGCAGCAGTAATCGAACTCGATGCCCTGCCCGATCCGGTTCGGGCCGCCGCCGATGATCATGATCTTTTTCTTCGTCGAGGGCTTCACCTCGTTCTCATCGCCGTAGCTCGAATAGTAGTAGGGGGTGAACGCCTCAAACTCGGCGGCGCAGGTGTCGACGAGCCGGAAGGTCGTGTGGATGCCGGCCTTCTTGCGGTGGGCGCGGGCGGTGTCGAAATCGGACTGCAGGATGTGCGCCAGCTGGGCGTCGGAGAAGCCGAACTGCTTGGCCCGGCGCAGGAGCGCGATGTCGATGGTCTGGAGCGTGAATTTCTTCAGTTCCAGTTCCATCTCGTGGAGCTCCCGCAGCTGGCGCAGGAACCACGGGTCGATCTTGGAAAGGTTGAAGATGTCCTCCTCGGTGAGGCCGGCCATGAACGCCCAGCGAAGATAGAACACGCGCTCGGCGTTCGGCGTGCCGAGCTTCTGGCGGATGGTGGCCTCGTCGGGCAGCTCGTCGCCGCCGAACTTGCCGCCGCCACCCCACCCGCGCGCGCCAATCTCGAGCGAGCGCAGGCACTTTTGGAACGACTCCTTGAAGGTCCGGCCGATGGCCATGGCCTCGCCCACGGACTTCATGGCCGAGGTCAGCGTGGTGTTGGCACCGGGGAACTTCTCGAAGGCGAAGCGCGGCATCTTCGTGACGATA
Proteins encoded in this region:
- the carB gene encoding carbamoyl-phosphate synthase large subunit, with protein sequence MPKRTDLKSILIIGAGPIIIGQACEFDYSGTQACKALKEEGYKVILVNSNPATIMTDPEFADVTYIEPLTVEILEKIIAKERPSALLPTLGGQTALNLSMALHKAGILEKYGCEMIGAKPPAIEMGEDRNLFKEAMLRIGLDVAKSGVVHTLEEARLAAEKIGTFPLIIRPSFTLGGTGGGIAYNREEFEQIVNGGLEASPTHEVLVEECLLGWKEYEMEVMRDHKDQCVVICSIENFDPMGVHTGDSITVAPALTLTDKEYQVMRDASFAVIREIGVETGGSNIQFSIDPQTGRQVVIEMNPRVSRSSALASKATGFPIAKIAAKLAVGYTLDELRNDITRLTPASFEPTIDYIVTKMPRFAFEKFPGANTTLTSAMKSVGEAMAIGRTFKESFQKCLRSLEIGARGWGGGGKFGGDELPDEATIRQKLGTPNAERVFYLRWAFMAGLTEEDIFNLSKIDPWFLRQLRELHEMELELKKFTLQTIDIALLRRAKQFGFSDAQLAHILQSDFDTARAHRKKAGIHTTFRLVDTCAAEFEAFTPYYYSSYGDENEVKPSTKKKIMIIGGGPNRIGQGIEFDYCCVHASFALREAGFETVMVNSNPETVSTDYDTSDRLYFEPLTLEDVLEIYEQEGCIGAIAQFGGQTPLNLASALKARGVNIIGTSPESIDTAEDRKLFAAVLDQVELKSPANRIAMTEAEAITSAAELGYPVLVRPSFVLGGRGMFILYSEAELKDVVRQVFDVMPGKPVLIDKFLEDAIELDVDCISDGETTLVGGMLEHIEYAGVHSGDAAMVMPPHTLSKEMLGTVKLATYALAKALKVVGLMNVQFAIKDNQLYVLEVNPRASRTVPFVAKAIGVPLAKLAARVMAGAKLKDLGFTKEIQPKHWCVKEAVFPFNRFPGAAIMLSPEMRSTGEVMGMDDDLGIAFAKTQMAAKPALPLKGKVFISVKDADKPHVVELAKGFIELGFTVCSTTNTTKLLQAQGVAVQPVFKLNEGRPNCVDMIKNGEISLVVNTPRGMIPRHDENAIRAAAYANNVCIMTTITGARAAINGIRAMKAKLVDVRALQLYKGSVVPM